Sequence from the Fulvivirga ligni genome:
GGCCATTGTCATATTCAGCTTTTAGTTGGTCAGCGCTAACGGCCCGGATAAATGAAGTGCCGTCTATTTCTTTTTTCGTTTCCGCAGGTAGTTCAATATTAAGAAAAGTCAATATAGACGGCGTAATGTCAATGATGGCCATATTGCCTTCTTGAAACCTGGTATTAACCTCTTTTTGGTTAGTCGCAAGCCAGGTGTGTCGCTCTCTATCAGACTGACCTCCATGGTGTTTGCCTGTCTCAGGGTCTCGGCCGTGGTCGGTTGTTACCACTATCATCCAGTCTTCGTTATAGTCCTTTTCCCTCTTTTTGATGGCCTCGTAAATGGCACCAACCTTTTTGTCTGCTTTAATGATCTCATTGTCAAATAATTCGCTATCACCCAAAGCATGCCCAATGTCGTCAGTATGTTCCAGATAAACCCAGGATAGATCGGGGGCTTCGCTGGCTATGTAACTTGCCGTTTCTGCACTCACCAGGCTGTCTATTTTGCCGATATAATTGTAGCGTGGATCATGGGGGAAACGAACAGTATCTTTTTCAAATCCATCAAAAGCATAATCAATTTTAAAATTGCCCGCGTCTTGCTGGCCTTCGCCCACTAAAATGGTTCTGTTATCTAGCCAGGAAGAAAAAATTGCCGTCTTGAGTTCTGGTTTTACTGTTTCAGCAATTCTGAAGATATTCCAGTAGTTATAGTTTGGCTCCTGGTTGTAGTTATTCCAAACATTATGCTTGTTAGCCCAGGTGCCGGTAAGTAAGTCTATGTAGCCTGGTGCTGAGATGGTTGGGGTTTCATTGTAAGTGCCTTTTTCACCACCTACGTGAATATCTGCGAAGCCACCATCTTTAGCTATGGCATCCAGATGGGGTGTGTTGACACGCTTGAGAACATCGGTGGGGATTCCATCTAAAATAATAAAAACAGCCTTTTTTGTTTTACTGTTAGTGGTCTCTTCTTGTTGTTGTGGCTTCTCTTTCGGCTGACAACCGAGGGCCAACAGTGATAAAGCGAATAGGTAAATTTTTCTCATGGTTTTTAAATAAAAAAAGCTGTCTCGTTACTCCATAGTGAGACGAGACAGCCAAGTTGAAAAAATATATTATTTATCCCACCAAACTGGTGAATTAATATTGTCACCACCCATTCTTTGAGAGGCCTCTGTATAATTGGAGCCGTTTACAGATTGCTCAAGTGACGGGTACATGATTCTAACAGGTACTTTGTCATTATTAATATTGCCAGAGCCAGCTTGTATAAATGAAGGCATTCCTGTTCTTCTCCAGTCAGACCAGGCCTCACCCAGAGTATGGTAAAGCGCCAGCCATTTTTGAGTGTAGAATTGCTCCTGATCGTTGGCGTCATAAGACACTGTGTTTGTTAAGAAATCAGCTGGCATGGCTAGGCCCCATTGTGTGAAAGAGGCTTCAACGGCTTTATTGTAATAGTCTTCCGCTGAGCCTGAAATCAAGTTTTTCTCAGCAGCTTCGGCCAGTATAAAGTTTACTTCACTGTAGGTAAGGAATATGGCCTTTATTTTTGCAGGGTTATTCAGATAAGAAGAATCGCGAGATGAAAAATCCGCTGGTCTTCCTATATCTCCCAAAGTCTGACCTGGATCCACACCTTTATACTCAAATGATCCGTTGTCATTCATTTTCAGGTCCACCCATTCTACTAGTCTTGGATCGTTATTTTCCTTCAATGCATCTACCAGGTGAGATGTAGGCATAGCAATGAAGTAGCCATATGGTCTGCTTCGGCCAATAGAGTATGGAGATAAGTCAGGCATGGAGCCGGAATAGCTGTAAATGGCATCGTCACCAGTGCTTTCAAAAACAGGGTAGGTAGCGGCATTCGTTACTATTTCGTTCATTTCAGATGAAACATCCTGCACATTTGATAAACGTAATAACAGTCTCAGCCTTAATGAGTTGGCTAGCTTTTTCCATTTATTCATGTTTCCACCATAAAGAATATCTCCATTGATGCTCTCACCAGTAACAATCAAGGCATTTGCTTTTTCGAGCTTATCTAAAATGCCATTATAAATGGTTTTTTGAGTATCGTATTTCGGAGTAATGTTTCCTGTTTCAGCCATATTAGCTTCTGTGTATGGCACATCACCGTAAGCGTCTGTGATCAAACTAAAAGAATAAGCCTCTAAGATTAAAGCTGCAGCTTGGTAGTTAGGCATGTCATTTTCAATGGCATAATCCTCTATCTCTTTCAGATCCTGCAAGTAATCATAAATACCCCAGAAGCTACCGTTACTGTTCCATCTGTAAATGTCCAGATCATTGTACTCATAGTTTGCGGCATATTGAGATATGATGTCTCCAAAACCATAGCTGTTGTTTACTGAAAAGTCAGCCAGATTAAATATTACTGTGGGTAACAGATAGTCTGGAGTAGCTTCTATTGGTTCATTGTTATTCGTGTTTATCTCTTCAAAGTCATTAGTGCAACTAAAAGCGGCACAGGCAATGACAGCGGCTATTATTATCTTTTTCATGATTATAAATTTTATTCTTAGGTTCAATTAGGCTGTGTTAAACCTTAGAAATTGATGTTGACTTTAAAACCGTATGATCTGGTAGAAGGTAGTTGTGTTACTTCCATTCCTGGAATCAGGGTGCCTCCGTTAAGAGCCTGTGCTTCAGGGTCTATGTTAGGTACATCTGTCCATAAGGCAAGGTTGCTTCCTATTAATGAGATGGTAGCTCCCTGCAAGCCTACTTTGTTCACCAAGGATTGAGGTAAAGTGTAGCCCAGGCTTAGTTCTCTTAACTTAATATAAGAGGCATCAAAGCTATTTGCTTCCGCATTATTCCTTGGGTAAATACTGCCATAGTAATAGGTTTCAGCGGTAACTCTGGTGGTATTCGGGCTAAAGCTACCATCTTCATTTTGTACTACACCTTCACCAATAATTCCGTCTTCACGGCCAGGAAGAGATGATTTTAAAATACCGCTTTCTGTGCCAATGGCATGCGTGTAAGAGTAAATAATACCTCCCTGACGGATGTCAAGTAAAGCGTTTAGGCTCAGTTGCTTAAATCTTATTCCAGAAGAAAGTCCCAGCATAAAGTCAGGATTATAGTTACCTACTTTCTTTCTTGGTCCGCTAAGAGGCAGGCCATTATTATCATATACAATTTGGCCATCAGGTGCATGCACATAGGTGTTACCATAAATGTCACCCATTCTTTCTCCTGGTCTGGCTTCTACTGTAACGCCATCAGGTCCTTGAGCGATGATATAAGACTCCAGGTTGTTGTATAATGAAACTACTTCGCCGCGGTTTCTGGTATAATTGGCCTGAATGCTCCACTCGAAGTTGTCAGTCTTTATGGGTAAAGCGCCAAGCACAACTTCTACACCATGATTTTTGATTTCACCGGCATTAGCAAACAATTGGTTGTAGCCAGAAGCCCCTGAAACGGCAAAGGAGATGATCTGGTCGGTACTTACAGTCTTGTAAAGACTCACTTCTGTAGTGATCCTTTTGTTAAAGAAATATGCCTCCAAACCTACTTCGTATG
This genomic interval carries:
- a CDS encoding alkaline phosphatase family protein, with protein sequence MRKIYLFALSLLALGCQPKEKPQQQEETTNSKTKKAVFIILDGIPTDVLKRVNTPHLDAIAKDGGFADIHVGGEKGTYNETPTISAPGYIDLLTGTWANKHNVWNNYNQEPNYNYWNIFRIAETVKPELKTAIFSSWLDNRTILVGEGQQDAGNFKIDYAFDGFEKDTVRFPHDPRYNYIGKIDSLVSAETASYIASEAPDLSWVYLEHTDDIGHALGDSELFDNEIIKADKKVGAIYEAIKKREKDYNEDWMIVVTTDHGRDPETGKHHGGQSDRERHTWLATNQKEVNTRFQEGNMAIIDITPSILTFLNIELPAETKKEIDGTSFIRAVSADQLKAEYDNGQLNLSWHVINSDGNGQLKIAFSNDHKTGGKDEYQPIGEVEISTGKAKISLSAEQKQKIESSKFAKVILETPSNTLNRWIVLK
- a CDS encoding SusD/RagB family nutrient-binding outer membrane lipoprotein; the encoded protein is MKKIIIAAVIACAAFSCTNDFEEINTNNNEPIEATPDYLLPTVIFNLADFSVNNSYGFGDIISQYAANYEYNDLDIYRWNSNGSFWGIYDYLQDLKEIEDYAIENDMPNYQAAALILEAYSFSLITDAYGDVPYTEANMAETGNITPKYDTQKTIYNGILDKLEKANALIVTGESINGDILYGGNMNKWKKLANSLRLRLLLRLSNVQDVSSEMNEIVTNAATYPVFESTGDDAIYSYSGSMPDLSPYSIGRSRPYGYFIAMPTSHLVDALKENNDPRLVEWVDLKMNDNGSFEYKGVDPGQTLGDIGRPADFSSRDSSYLNNPAKIKAIFLTYSEVNFILAEAAEKNLISGSAEDYYNKAVEASFTQWGLAMPADFLTNTVSYDANDQEQFYTQKWLALYHTLGEAWSDWRRTGMPSFIQAGSGNINNDKVPVRIMYPSLEQSVNGSNYTEASQRMGGDNINSPVWWDK